The following coding sequences lie in one Pseudomonas sp. SL4(2022) genomic window:
- a CDS encoding DUF2207 domain-containing protein, which produces MHGLLRSLLLSAWLLPLWAPAAEIIEDFAVTLQVQPDASLLVTERITVQAEGEQIKRGIYRDLPVTYSLPLGLLQSSPITMLAISRNGQPERARVEQNGSWVRYYLGSADQLLQPGRYQYELRYRVERQLLHHLNTDELYWNVTGNQWVFPILQASVEVKLPPGARMGDVAAYTGAGGEQGKAYEVLEQRDDTLRLATTQALPAYHGLTVAVDWPAGLVARPGVMQRLGSVLLDNLGLCLGALLLVGLVIFYLLAWDRVGRDPEKGLIIPLFEAPEGMRAVQAGYLWHRGFKGAYQDARAFSVWLTDMAIRKHLHLEDKPHGGGFTLARGTGERADFSEGDRDLRKRLFPANKEGIALEIGSDYEPRLADAVVGLKTQLQTQGKAWFSHNRGIWTWGLVWAVVGCLVMVLTGARNEDDVAVGLAGVVFTLGFGVPSLFVLYMAWNQPSLGKQIGLGLAGLMFVWAVPIGLWMLSDAASVPALLLLCVYVLVVVLFYYLLPAPSVEGRRLLDQLEGYRDYLQLAEREALALAGNAPAMSIALYEKHLPYAMALGVEDKWSARFSEALANGLIDPAQRDYQPDWYHSRSTFSTPLAMSSALAAGLSSATALASSPPSSSSSDGGGSSGGGSSGGGGGGGGGGGW; this is translated from the coding sequence ATGCATGGATTGCTGCGCAGCCTGCTGTTGAGTGCTTGGCTGCTGCCGTTATGGGCCCCTGCTGCCGAGATTATCGAAGACTTTGCCGTGACCCTGCAGGTGCAGCCGGATGCCAGCCTGCTGGTGACTGAGCGCATTACCGTGCAGGCCGAAGGGGAACAGATCAAACGCGGTATCTACCGTGATCTGCCGGTCACCTACAGCTTGCCCCTCGGGCTGCTGCAGAGCAGTCCGATCACCATGCTTGCGATCAGTCGCAATGGCCAGCCGGAGCGTGCGCGGGTCGAGCAGAACGGCAGTTGGGTGCGCTATTACCTGGGCTCGGCTGACCAGCTGTTGCAGCCGGGGCGCTACCAGTACGAGTTGCGTTATCGGGTTGAGCGCCAGCTGTTGCACCACCTCAATACCGATGAGCTGTATTGGAACGTCACCGGCAATCAGTGGGTTTTTCCGATTCTCCAGGCCTCGGTCGAGGTCAAGCTGCCGCCGGGTGCGCGGATGGGTGATGTGGCCGCTTATACCGGGGCTGGCGGTGAGCAGGGCAAGGCCTATGAGGTGCTCGAACAGCGTGACGACACCCTGCGTCTGGCCACCACCCAAGCCTTGCCGGCCTACCACGGCCTGACGGTGGCCGTGGATTGGCCAGCCGGCCTGGTGGCGCGGCCGGGTGTAATGCAGCGCCTGGGTTCGGTGTTGCTGGATAACCTTGGCCTGTGCCTGGGCGCGCTGCTGCTGGTCGGCCTGGTGATTTTTTATCTGCTGGCCTGGGATCGGGTCGGCCGTGACCCTGAAAAAGGTCTGATCATTCCACTGTTCGAAGCTCCGGAAGGCATGCGCGCGGTGCAGGCCGGCTACCTCTGGCATCGCGGCTTCAAAGGGGCTTATCAGGATGCGCGGGCGTTCAGTGTGTGGCTCACCGACATGGCCATCCGCAAGCACCTGCACCTCGAAGACAAGCCGCACGGTGGCGGTTTTACCCTGGCACGTGGCACGGGTGAACGGGCTGACTTCAGTGAGGGTGATCGCGACCTGCGCAAGCGCCTATTTCCGGCCAACAAGGAAGGTATCGCCCTGGAGATTGGCAGCGACTACGAGCCGCGCCTGGCCGATGCTGTGGTTGGGCTGAAAACCCAGCTGCAAACCCAGGGCAAGGCCTGGTTCAGTCATAACCGTGGCATCTGGACCTGGGGCCTGGTGTGGGCGGTGGTTGGCTGCCTGGTGATGGTGCTGACCGGCGCGCGTAACGAGGACGATGTGGCTGTCGGCCTGGCCGGTGTGGTGTTCACCCTGGGCTTTGGCGTGCCGTCGCTGTTTGTGCTGTACATGGCCTGGAATCAGCCCAGTTTGGGCAAGCAAATCGGCCTGGGTCTGGCGGGGTTGATGTTTGTCTGGGCAGTGCCGATTGGCTTGTGGATGCTCAGTGATGCGGCGTCGGTGCCGGCCTTGCTGCTGCTCTGCGTGTATGTGCTGGTGGTGGTGCTGTTCTATTACCTGCTGCCGGCGCCATCGGTTGAAGGGCGGCGTTTGCTCGATCAGCTGGAAGGCTATCGCGACTACCTGCAGCTGGCGGAACGCGAGGCACTGGCCCTGGCCGGCAATGCCCCGGCGATGAGCATTGCGCTGTACGAGAAGCACCTGCCTTACGCCATGGCCCTGGGCGTGGAGGACAAGTGGAGCGCGCGTTTCAGTGAGGCGCTGGCCAACGGCCTGATCGACCCGGCGCAGCGTGACTATCAACCCGACTGGTACCACAGCCGCAGCACTTTCAGTACACCGCTGGCCATGAGCAGTGCGCTGGCTGCCGGCCTTAGCAGCGCCACGGCACTGGCGTCGTCACCGCCCTCGAGCAGTTCGTCTGACGGTGGCGGCTCATCCGGTGGCGGTTCCTCGGGCGGCGGCGGGGGTGGTGGAGGCGGCGGTGGTTGGTAA
- a CDS encoding TonB-dependent receptor plug domain-containing protein — protein MYRISTLALAVVACAGASALHAQSLQLQDMVVTATGTPQPIKDVQASVQVIDRHELNQHSAHSVTEVLKSATGVQANNAGATGALSIRGFNSNQSLILINGQRRTNNYSSNNPNQISTFDIERIEIVRGPMSSLYGSDALGGVINIITRQPGEDPGVSAQVTTGAAREGRETLQSGINARFGDGTLGHSLTLEQEHRNALRHEDSTEDDSGRLINLSAAYRGRWTPDDVQSLGWAVEIFDRDNDRAAQALIRRPGGGPPVFDTLDYSNFEDERRTFYGLDYQRLIGPGELKLRSSAGRSSGATNRSFPETLRETTRYKQYQSDALYSLPVLDTHKVTLGGGYNRDELDVTINAQSAARDNAFALLQDEWQINDQWTLVAGARYDHFDDFDSALTPKVSLGWRDGDWRARLGYGEGFRAPSLLEQYASFTRGGGTSVINGNPNLQPEQSQSWELAVGRTLGALDLEAVLHQSDIDDLIMSRVVRSQPIGGGRFRNFSEYMNVDKARIRGLELNADWQASENLRLRAGYEWLDAMDANTDQRLEGRARRTYRLESTYTLDYWSLTARARHVGDYLSRESGCRVSCEAYDTRQTLVDLNISHALTEQLELFAGVDNLFDQRDPDNYVNNNAGTGGGRNDPDTRYFYVGSRIDF, from the coding sequence ATGTACCGTATTTCGACCCTGGCGTTGGCGGTAGTCGCTTGCGCCGGTGCATCCGCACTTCACGCACAATCGCTGCAACTGCAAGACATGGTGGTCACCGCCACCGGCACTCCGCAACCGATCAAAGATGTACAGGCCTCTGTGCAGGTGATTGATCGCCATGAACTCAACCAGCACTCCGCACACAGCGTGACCGAAGTGCTGAAGTCGGCGACCGGTGTGCAAGCCAACAACGCCGGCGCCACAGGTGCGCTGTCCATCCGCGGCTTCAACAGCAACCAAAGCCTGATCCTGATCAACGGGCAGCGCCGCACCAACAACTACAGCAGCAACAACCCCAACCAGATCAGCACCTTTGATATCGAGCGCATCGAGATCGTGCGCGGCCCGATGTCGTCCCTCTATGGCTCGGATGCCTTGGGCGGGGTGATCAATATCATCACCCGGCAACCGGGCGAAGACCCTGGCGTCAGCGCCCAAGTGACCACTGGTGCGGCACGCGAAGGCCGCGAAACCCTGCAAAGCGGCATCAATGCCCGATTCGGCGATGGCACCTTAGGGCACTCGCTGACCCTTGAGCAGGAACACCGCAACGCCCTGCGTCACGAAGACTCCACCGAGGATGACAGCGGCCGATTGATCAACCTGTCCGCGGCCTACCGCGGTCGCTGGACACCCGATGACGTGCAGTCGCTGGGCTGGGCGGTGGAGATTTTTGATCGCGACAATGACCGCGCCGCCCAAGCCTTGATTCGTCGCCCCGGTGGTGGCCCGCCGGTGTTCGATACGCTGGACTACAGCAACTTCGAAGACGAACGCCGAACGTTTTACGGCCTGGACTACCAACGCCTGATCGGCCCCGGCGAACTGAAACTGCGCAGCAGTGCCGGGCGCAGCAGCGGTGCTACCAACCGCAGCTTCCCGGAAACCCTGCGTGAAACCACGCGGTACAAGCAGTACCAAAGCGATGCGCTGTACAGCCTGCCGGTACTGGACACGCACAAGGTGACCCTGGGTGGCGGCTACAACCGTGATGAACTGGATGTGACCATCAACGCCCAGAGCGCCGCTCGCGATAACGCGTTTGCCCTGTTACAGGATGAGTGGCAGATCAACGATCAGTGGACATTGGTCGCCGGGGCGCGTTACGACCACTTTGACGATTTCGACAGCGCCCTGACACCCAAGGTCAGCCTGGGCTGGCGTGACGGCGACTGGCGGGCCCGCCTGGGCTATGGCGAGGGCTTTCGCGCGCCCAGCCTGCTGGAGCAATACGCCAGCTTTACCCGAGGCGGCGGCACCAGTGTGATCAACGGCAACCCCAACCTGCAACCTGAGCAATCGCAGTCCTGGGAACTGGCCGTGGGTCGCACACTCGGCGCGCTGGATCTGGAGGCAGTACTCCATCAGAGCGATATCGATGATTTGATCATGTCGCGCGTGGTGCGCAGTCAGCCCATTGGCGGCGGTCGTTTCCGCAACTTCTCCGAGTATATGAACGTCGACAAGGCGCGTATCCGAGGCCTGGAGCTCAATGCCGACTGGCAGGCCAGCGAAAACCTGCGCCTGCGCGCCGGCTACGAATGGCTGGATGCCATGGATGCCAACACCGACCAGCGCCTGGAAGGTCGCGCACGCCGCACCTATCGGTTGGAAAGCACCTACACACTGGACTACTGGAGCCTCACCGCACGGGCACGGCATGTCGGCGACTACCTGTCACGCGAGAGCGGCTGCCGGGTGAGCTGCGAAGCCTACGACACCCGCCAGACGCTGGTGGACCTGAATATCAGCCATGCGCTGACCGAACAGTTGGAACTGTTTGCCGGTGTCGACAACCTGTTCGACCAACGTGACCCGGATAACTACGTCAATAACAACGCCGGAACCGGCGGTGGTCGTAATGACCCCGACACACGCTATTTCTATGTCGGCAGCCGTATCGACTTCTAA
- a CDS encoding 4Fe-4S binding protein: MNEQIIARSGQPNARRNSLNLTQLPLIGRMLRHPWLMGSLQVVSVSILVLAIGLGIFSEDRKDGLTVLLFWGIFWPLLTCVLTPTVGPAFCAICPHGAMGKWLQRFGLKKRFPKALRGAWISFSLIFFGYWVIAFAAPGLLSASTQATAWYFLLFTLFAAGCFFFFADMAYCKHICPLGRVLASHGKAGGLSIRTEQSDCSRCTTFECATACHYHLSPFRFEERNNMDNCTLCLDCVQACDSAELHWMRPGKSLGQPIKRADPHDYWVIILILAIAGVGIQFLHGLQHTGLRDSLPWNIAGAWLHQTLQISTETWRLSGLLALLLAIAITVPLAALGYRSAAKRVQQSPRALALDLAYALAPMAILGLIPHAVTMFASKYGPGLVNESAALLGLAWHVGPFAERGDTWLKVVGLLPWLGILWSLQLSWQRTAFWATGSSGTQRLAVWALACMPIWLYSSVMLGKIAAFILLAMPHMHH; the protein is encoded by the coding sequence ATGAACGAACAAATCATTGCCCGTTCCGGCCAGCCCAACGCGCGCCGTAACAGCCTTAACCTCACGCAATTACCCCTTATCGGGCGCATGCTCCGGCACCCCTGGTTGATGGGCAGCCTGCAGGTTGTCAGTGTCAGCATTCTGGTGCTGGCCATCGGCCTGGGCATTTTCAGTGAAGACCGCAAAGACGGCCTGACGGTCCTGCTGTTCTGGGGGATCTTCTGGCCCCTGCTGACCTGTGTACTCACCCCGACAGTGGGGCCCGCGTTTTGTGCAATTTGTCCGCACGGCGCAATGGGCAAGTGGCTGCAGCGTTTTGGCTTGAAGAAGCGCTTCCCCAAGGCCCTGCGCGGCGCCTGGATCAGCTTCAGCCTGATCTTTTTCGGCTACTGGGTTATTGCCTTTGCCGCACCTGGCTTACTCAGCGCCTCGACGCAAGCCACGGCCTGGTACTTCCTGCTGTTTACCCTGTTTGCCGCCGGCTGTTTTTTCTTTTTTGCCGATATGGCGTACTGCAAGCACATCTGCCCGCTGGGCCGGGTGCTGGCCAGTCACGGCAAGGCCGGGGGGCTGAGCATCCGCACTGAACAGAGCGACTGCAGCCGTTGCACCACCTTCGAATGCGCCACGGCCTGCCACTACCACCTCTCGCCGTTCCGCTTCGAGGAACGCAACAACATGGACAACTGCACCCTGTGCCTCGATTGCGTGCAGGCCTGTGACAGCGCCGAACTGCACTGGATGCGGCCCGGCAAAAGTCTGGGCCAGCCGATCAAACGGGCTGATCCGCATGACTACTGGGTGATCATCCTGATTCTGGCGATAGCCGGTGTCGGCATCCAGTTTCTGCATGGCCTGCAACACACCGGCTTGCGCGACAGCCTGCCCTGGAATATCGCGGGTGCCTGGCTGCACCAGACCTTGCAGATCAGCACCGAAACCTGGCGGCTGTCCGGCTTGCTGGCCCTGCTGCTGGCAATAGCCATTACCGTACCGCTGGCCGCACTGGGCTACCGCAGTGCCGCCAAACGGGTGCAGCAATCGCCACGCGCCTTGGCGCTGGACCTGGCCTATGCGCTAGCGCCCATGGCCATACTCGGGCTGATCCCCCATGCGGTCACCATGTTTGCCAGCAAATACGGCCCAGGTCTGGTCAATGAAAGTGCGGCACTGCTGGGGCTGGCCTGGCACGTTGGGCCGTTTGCCGAACGCGGTGATACTTGGCTTAAGGTTGTCGGTTTACTGCCTTGGCTGGGCATTCTCTGGAGCCTGCAACTGAGCTGGCAACGGACGGCGTTTTGGGCCACAGGCAGCAGCGGCACCCAACGCTTGGCGGTCTGGGCCCTGGCCTGCATGCCCATCTGGCTCTACAGCAGTGTCATGCTGGGCAAAATTGCGGCCTTCATTCTGCTGGCCATGCCACATATGCATCACTAA